In Streptomyces sp. SN-593, a single genomic region encodes these proteins:
- a CDS encoding helix-turn-helix transcriptional regulator gives MAHEAAGAPPAYRPCPALPARTGGGPVRRPRAAPTGREALLEEGWQRLGLDGGLLLHGPAGIGKSVVLDALAARAADAGATVLRCSPAPADTALPYLGVIDLFARVPEDVVRALPSGPRTALRTALLRGHGPVGPYGGLAVRLAVLEALRLLAARAPVVLVVDGLQWLDAPSTEVLAFAARRLDGADVRIAATERVAGDGPPARARCCPAGAAQVPVPPLDDDDVTLLLLAAGVTLPPSALRGVLHAAAGNPLYALALGRDALRAGGPPVSDGHLPVPPELRALVLDRVRALPEPDRSVLLLAASAARPTLALLRSAAGTDATAAALDAAERCGAVSCDASGTVRFCHPLLPAALCADASGPARRRAHALLAGTVGDPVDAARHLALAHPQEDEATARGVMAAARTARERGDAATAAELAALAAGRTPADRVEAHDRRLLAAAGFACDAGHREESERIAQSVLDTSASAPGRVAARLVLLRNAGQALRAKGPLITDGLREAAGDRALEAKLYDWAALRGLLCGELAQAAEHALLAAGRAAAVGDTGTEVDALSTLARVRALTGEPAAAEAALDQALARADHGPRSWGIQRMRAILTLDSDRVASAREQVLALLDATGGAADVEQDVASLVALTRVQVRAGECREALRTAEHCARVVAEAGLVSAPALYAAALAATFGGDTQDACRLAREAVAASEADGDQLFLLRALAALGQAELFAGDRRRAARAVEPLRRALEIGAAMGAADPPLLCWHADLAEALVTAGETDAAATVLGQARACVTGPVPGSVLASLERTEGLLAAATGHAKEGAVRLRSSAQRLRRLELPVELVRTLTALGAVERRARHRTAARAALTEALEWAERTGAVPLAARAGDELARVGAVARGAASGVSLTPAETRVAELVRGGATNREVAAELFISVKTVEGTLSRLYRKFGVRSRTELAHVMASTAARPQ, from the coding sequence GTGGCACACGAAGCCGCAGGCGCCCCGCCGGCCTACCGCCCGTGCCCGGCCCTGCCCGCCCGCACCGGCGGCGGCCCGGTGCGGCGCCCCCGCGCCGCACCGACCGGACGCGAGGCGCTGCTGGAGGAGGGGTGGCAACGCCTCGGGCTGGACGGCGGGTTGCTGCTGCACGGCCCGGCCGGGATCGGCAAGTCGGTGGTGCTCGACGCGCTCGCCGCGCGTGCCGCCGACGCCGGCGCCACCGTCCTGCGCTGCTCCCCCGCCCCCGCGGACACCGCCCTGCCCTACCTGGGCGTGATCGACCTCTTCGCCCGGGTACCGGAGGACGTGGTGCGGGCCCTGCCGTCCGGGCCGCGCACCGCGCTGCGCACCGCCCTGCTGCGCGGCCACGGCCCGGTCGGTCCGTACGGCGGGCTCGCGGTGCGGCTGGCCGTCCTGGAGGCGCTGCGGCTGCTCGCCGCGCGGGCACCGGTCGTGCTGGTGGTGGACGGCCTGCAGTGGCTGGACGCGCCGAGCACGGAGGTGCTGGCGTTCGCCGCGCGGCGGCTGGACGGCGCCGACGTGCGGATCGCCGCGACCGAGCGGGTGGCCGGGGACGGACCGCCGGCCCGCGCCCGCTGCTGCCCGGCCGGGGCCGCCCAGGTCCCCGTGCCCCCGCTGGACGACGACGACGTCACGCTGCTGCTGCTCGCCGCGGGGGTGACCCTCCCGCCGTCCGCGCTGCGCGGGGTGCTGCACGCCGCCGCCGGAAACCCGCTGTACGCATTGGCGTTGGGCCGCGACGCGCTGCGAGCGGGCGGTCCCCCGGTGTCCGACGGCCACCTGCCGGTGCCACCTGAGCTGCGCGCGCTGGTTCTCGACCGGGTCCGCGCGCTGCCCGAGCCGGACCGCTCCGTCCTGCTGCTCGCCGCGTCGGCCGCCCGGCCCACCCTCGCCCTGCTGCGGTCGGCGGCCGGCACCGACGCCACCGCGGCGGCGCTCGACGCGGCGGAGCGGTGCGGGGCGGTGTCCTGCGACGCGTCCGGCACGGTGCGCTTCTGCCACCCGCTGCTGCCGGCCGCGCTGTGCGCGGACGCCTCGGGGCCCGCCCGGCGCCGCGCCCACGCGCTGCTGGCCGGCACGGTCGGCGATCCCGTGGACGCCGCACGCCACCTGGCGCTGGCCCACCCGCAGGAGGACGAGGCCACCGCCCGCGGGGTGATGGCCGCCGCGCGCACCGCGCGGGAGCGCGGCGACGCCGCCACCGCCGCCGAACTGGCCGCGCTCGCCGCCGGCCGGACCCCCGCCGACCGCGTCGAGGCGCACGACCGGCGCCTGCTGGCCGCGGCCGGGTTCGCGTGCGACGCCGGCCACCGCGAGGAGTCCGAACGGATCGCGCAGAGCGTCCTGGACACCTCCGCGTCGGCGCCCGGGCGGGTCGCGGCCCGGCTGGTGCTGCTGCGCAACGCCGGCCAGGCGCTGCGCGCCAAGGGCCCGCTGATCACCGACGGGTTGCGGGAGGCGGCCGGGGACCGGGCTCTGGAGGCGAAGCTCTACGACTGGGCCGCCCTGCGCGGGCTGCTGTGCGGCGAGTTGGCGCAGGCGGCCGAGCACGCGCTGCTCGCGGCCGGCCGCGCCGCGGCCGTCGGCGACACCGGCACCGAGGTCGACGCGCTGTCCACCCTGGCCCGGGTGCGCGCGCTGACCGGCGAACCGGCCGCCGCCGAGGCCGCGTTGGACCAGGCGCTGGCCCGCGCCGACCACGGGCCGCGTAGCTGGGGCATCCAGCGGATGCGGGCGATCCTGACCCTCGACTCCGACCGGGTCGCCTCCGCGCGGGAGCAGGTGCTCGCGCTGCTGGACGCCACCGGCGGCGCGGCCGACGTGGAGCAGGACGTGGCGTCGCTGGTCGCCCTCACCCGGGTCCAGGTGCGGGCCGGCGAGTGCCGGGAGGCGCTGCGCACCGCGGAGCACTGCGCCCGGGTGGTCGCCGAGGCCGGGCTGGTGTCGGCGCCGGCGCTCTACGCGGCGGCGCTCGCCGCGACGTTCGGCGGCGACACGCAGGACGCGTGCCGGCTCGCGAGGGAGGCCGTGGCCGCCTCCGAGGCCGACGGCGACCAGCTCTTCCTGCTGCGCGCCCTCGCGGCGCTCGGGCAGGCCGAACTCTTCGCGGGCGACCGCCGGCGCGCCGCCCGGGCCGTCGAGCCGCTGCGCCGGGCGCTGGAGATCGGCGCGGCGATGGGCGCCGCGGACCCGCCGCTGCTGTGCTGGCACGCCGACCTCGCCGAGGCCCTGGTGACCGCGGGTGAGACCGACGCGGCCGCGACGGTGCTCGGGCAGGCACGCGCGTGCGTGACCGGACCGGTGCCCGGCAGCGTGCTGGCGTCGCTGGAGCGCACCGAGGGGCTGCTGGCGGCCGCCACCGGGCACGCCAAGGAGGGGGCGGTGCGCCTGCGTTCGTCGGCGCAGCGGCTGCGCCGGCTGGAGCTGCCGGTGGAGCTGGTCCGGACGCTGACCGCGCTGGGCGCGGTGGAGCGCAGGGCCCGGCACCGGACCGCGGCCCGGGCGGCGCTCACCGAGGCGCTGGAGTGGGCGGAGCGCACCGGCGCGGTGCCACTGGCCGCGCGCGCCGGGGACGAACTCGCCCGGGTGGGCGCGGTGGCGCGCGGCGCGGCGAGCGGGGTGAGCCTGACGCCGGCCGAGACGCGGGTCGCCGAACTCGTCCGCGGCGGCGCCACGAACCGCGAGGTGGCCGCGGAGCTGTTCATCAGCGTCAAGACGGTCGAAGGCACGCTGTCGCGGCTTTACCGGAAGTTCGGCGTCCGGTCCAGGACGGAACTGGCCCATGTGATGGCGTCCACGGCGGCGCGGCCGCAGTAG
- a CDS encoding choice-of-anchor D domain-containing protein: MVAVGGTTAVLAAGGVLGLAFQPAVAATAAAATGGSGANLPYTEVQAENSATNGTVIGPSYAAGNLADEASQRKAVTLQGSGKYVTFTTPVATNSIDFRYSIPDTASGSVYTAPLSLYVNGTKQPDFTLTNAYSWYYGSYPFTNSPGTNQHHFYDEAHRLFGQTYPAGTTFKFQVDAGDTASSYTLDFADFEQVGAALPQPAGSVSVTSTGADSSGAADSTAAFNAAIAAAGSGGTVWIPSGTYKIPGHISVNNVTIAGAGMWYSTVTGAAPGFYGTYGTGGAPSTNVHLKDFAIFGDVQERDDNAQVNGIGGAMSNSSVADVWIDHMKVGAWMDGPMDKLTFSGMRIRDTTADGINFHGGVTNSTVTGSDIRNTGDDGIATWADSALGADANDTISNNTVQFQTLANGIAIYGGHDNTVTGNLVQDTGLAQGGGIHVGQRFTSTPVGTTTISNNTMIRDGSLDPNWQFGVGALWFDGSQGAITGPINVSNALIEQSPYEAVQWVEGTVSGVNLSNVTIAGTGTFALQEQTGGAAKFTNVTATGVGAPSPVYSCEGGNFAVTDGGGNSGIDGTPVCGPWPTPVFPPYPPSGVTASPSALSFGSVANGATSAAQSVTVSNPTGAAAAVSSIAASGDFAQTNTCGSSIAANGSCTVSVKFSPTATGARTGTLTVAAGGVTNTVTLTGTGTAPGPVLGATPGGLSFAGTVVGSTTAAQAVTVTNSGTTAATVSGVTATGDFAQTNNCATVAVGASCTVNVTFKPTTGGARTGTLSVASNANNSPTTVALTGTGIDSTTNIAAGRPATASSSNAPYVAGNVTDADASTYWESVADSFPQWAQVDLGANYGVNKVVLKLPPATAWAARSETLSVQGSTDGSTFSTLAASAAHTFDPATGNTVTITFNSATARYVRVNVTANTGWSAAQLSDLEVFPSGSGGTTPPASATLAASPVSLSFGSVAPGISSSPQTVTLTNGGSAAASVSSIAVSGDFAQTNTCGSSIAAGANCTVSVTFKPTTTGARTGTLTVTGSASNSPTTVPLSGTGTGTVSANLALHKTATESSHTDVYPASNVTDGSQDTYWESANNAFPQWVQVDLGSAQSASRVVLQLPASWAARSQTVSLTASTDGSTFTTLKASASYSFTPTSSNTVTLSFPATSQRYFRLNFTANTGWPAGQLSEFQVWNI, encoded by the coding sequence GTGGTCGCGGTCGGAGGCACCACCGCGGTGCTCGCCGCGGGCGGCGTGCTCGGTCTCGCCTTCCAGCCCGCGGTCGCGGCCACGGCGGCCGCCGCCACCGGCGGCAGTGGCGCGAACCTCCCCTACACCGAGGTGCAGGCGGAGAACTCCGCCACCAACGGCACCGTGATCGGCCCGAGTTACGCCGCGGGCAACCTCGCCGACGAGGCGTCGCAGCGCAAGGCGGTGACGCTCCAGGGCTCCGGGAAGTACGTCACCTTCACCACGCCGGTGGCGACGAACTCCATCGACTTCCGCTACAGCATCCCCGACACCGCGAGCGGTTCGGTGTACACCGCGCCGCTGTCGCTGTACGTCAACGGCACGAAGCAGCCGGACTTCACGCTGACGAACGCCTACTCCTGGTACTACGGCAGCTACCCGTTCACCAACTCGCCGGGCACCAACCAGCACCACTTCTACGACGAGGCGCACCGGCTGTTCGGCCAGACCTACCCGGCCGGTACGACCTTCAAGTTCCAGGTCGACGCCGGCGACACCGCCTCCTCCTACACCCTGGACTTCGCCGACTTCGAGCAGGTCGGCGCCGCGCTCCCGCAGCCGGCCGGCTCCGTCTCGGTGACCAGCACGGGCGCCGACTCCAGCGGCGCGGCCGACTCCACAGCCGCGTTCAACGCCGCGATCGCCGCGGCCGGTTCGGGCGGCACCGTGTGGATCCCGTCGGGCACGTACAAGATCCCGGGCCACATCAGCGTCAACAACGTCACCATCGCGGGCGCGGGCATGTGGTACTCCACCGTCACCGGTGCCGCCCCCGGCTTCTACGGCACCTACGGGACCGGCGGGGCGCCGAGCACGAACGTCCACCTGAAGGACTTCGCGATCTTCGGCGACGTGCAGGAGCGGGACGACAACGCGCAGGTGAACGGGATCGGCGGCGCGATGAGCAACTCGTCGGTCGCGGACGTCTGGATCGACCACATGAAGGTCGGGGCCTGGATGGACGGCCCGATGGACAAGCTGACCTTCAGCGGGATGCGCATCCGCGACACCACCGCCGACGGCATCAACTTCCACGGCGGGGTGACCAACTCGACCGTGACCGGCAGCGACATCCGCAACACCGGTGACGACGGCATCGCCACCTGGGCGGACTCCGCGCTCGGCGCCGACGCGAACGACACGATCTCGAACAACACCGTCCAGTTCCAGACGCTGGCCAACGGCATCGCGATCTACGGCGGCCACGACAACACCGTCACCGGCAACCTGGTCCAGGACACCGGACTCGCCCAGGGCGGCGGCATCCACGTCGGCCAGCGCTTCACCTCCACGCCGGTCGGCACCACCACGATCAGCAACAACACCATGATCCGCGACGGCAGCCTCGACCCGAACTGGCAGTTCGGCGTGGGCGCGCTGTGGTTCGACGGCAGCCAGGGCGCCATCACCGGCCCGATCAACGTCTCCAACGCCCTGATCGAGCAGAGCCCGTACGAGGCCGTGCAGTGGGTCGAGGGCACGGTGAGCGGGGTCAACCTCAGCAACGTGACCATCGCCGGCACCGGCACCTTCGCGCTCCAGGAGCAGACCGGCGGCGCCGCGAAGTTCACGAACGTCACCGCCACCGGCGTCGGCGCCCCCTCGCCGGTCTACAGCTGCGAGGGCGGCAACTTCGCGGTCACCGACGGCGGCGGCAACTCCGGCATCGACGGCACCCCTGTCTGCGGCCCGTGGCCGACCCCGGTCTTCCCGCCGTACCCGCCGTCCGGCGTCACCGCCAGCCCCAGCGCGCTGTCCTTCGGTTCGGTCGCCAACGGCGCCACCAGCGCCGCGCAGAGCGTGACCGTCTCCAACCCGACCGGCGCGGCCGCGGCGGTCTCCTCGATCGCCGCCTCCGGCGACTTCGCGCAGACCAACACCTGCGGCAGCTCCATCGCCGCGAACGGCTCGTGCACGGTCAGTGTCAAGTTCAGCCCGACCGCGACCGGTGCCCGCACCGGAACGCTGACCGTCGCCGCCGGCGGTGTCACCAACACCGTCACCCTGACCGGCACCGGCACCGCGCCCGGCCCGGTGCTCGGCGCCACTCCGGGCGGTCTGTCCTTCGCGGGCACGGTCGTCGGCTCCACCACCGCCGCCCAGGCCGTCACCGTCACCAACTCCGGCACCACCGCCGCGACGGTCTCGGGCGTCACGGCCACCGGCGACTTCGCGCAGACCAACAACTGCGCCACCGTCGCCGTGGGCGCGTCCTGCACCGTCAACGTCACGTTCAAGCCGACCACGGGCGGCGCCCGCACCGGCACCCTGAGCGTGGCCAGCAACGCCAACAACAGCCCGACCACCGTCGCCCTGACCGGCACCGGCATCGACTCCACCACCAACATCGCGGCCGGCCGTCCCGCCACCGCGAGCAGCAGCAACGCCCCGTACGTCGCGGGGAACGTCACCGACGCCGACGCGTCCACCTACTGGGAGTCGGTCGCCGACTCCTTCCCGCAGTGGGCCCAGGTCGACCTCGGTGCGAACTACGGCGTCAACAAGGTCGTCCTCAAGCTCCCGCCGGCCACCGCGTGGGCGGCCCGCAGCGAGACCCTGTCCGTGCAGGGCTCCACGGACGGCTCCACCTTCTCCACGCTGGCCGCCTCGGCCGCGCACACCTTCGACCCCGCCACCGGCAACACGGTGACGATCACCTTCAACTCCGCCACCGCGCGCTACGTCCGGGTCAACGTCACCGCCAACACCGGGTGGAGCGCGGCGCAGCTCTCCGACCTGGAGGTCTTCCCCAGCGGCAGCGGCGGCACCACCCCGCCCGCCTCGGCGACCCTGGCGGCCAGCCCGGTCTCGCTGAGCTTCGGCAGCGTGGCCCCGGGCATCAGCAGCAGCCCGCAGACCGTCACCCTCACCAACGGCGGCTCCGCGGCGGCGTCGGTCTCCTCGATCGCCGTCTCCGGTGACTTCGCGCAGACCAACACCTGCGGCAGCTCCATCGCCGCCGGCGCCAACTGCACCGTGAGCGTCACCTTCAAGCCGACCACGACCGGCGCCCGCACCGGCACCCTCACGGTGACCGGCAGCGCGTCCAACAGCCCGACCACGGTCCCGCTGTCCGGCACCGGGACCGGCACGGTGAGCGCCAACCTGGCGCTGCACAAGACGGCCACCGAGTCCAGCCACACCGACGTGTACCCGGCGTCCAACGTGACGGACGGCAGCCAGGACACCTACTGGGAGAGCGCCAACAACGCCTTCCCGCAGTGGGTCCAGGTGGACCTCGGTTCGGCGCAGAGCGCCAGCCGGGTGGTGCTCCAGCTCCCGGCCTCCTGGGCCGCCCGCAGCCAGACGGTCTCGCTGACCGCGAGCACCGACGGCTCCACCTTCACCACCCTGAAGGCGTCGGCGAGCTACAGCTTCACGCCGACCTCGTCCAACACCGTCACCCTCTCGTTCCCCGCGACCAGCCAGCGCTACTTCCGGCTGAACTTCACGGCGAACACCGGCTGGCCGGCCGGCCAGCTCTCGGAGTTCCAGGTCTGGAACATCTGA